A window from Telopea speciosissima isolate NSW1024214 ecotype Mountain lineage chromosome 8, Tspe_v1, whole genome shotgun sequence encodes these proteins:
- the LOC122670736 gene encoding inositol transporter 4-like isoform X2, with the protein MEGGIPKADKTEFRECCLTTWKQPYIMQLALSAGLGGLLFGYDTGVISGALLYIRDDFEAVDKSTIYQEFIVSTAVAGAMIGAAFGGWVNDWKGRRISILIADILFFIGALVMAASIHPYMIICGRLLVGMGVGMASMTGPLYISEASPAKIRGALVSTNGLLITGGQFLSYLINLAFTKAPGTWRWMLGVAGLPALIQFILMWSLPESPRWLYRKGRKQEAVDILKKIYPSHELDSEVEALRISVENEIAEEGSIGEGNIFTRVRKAWSNVIVRRGLIAGIGCQVAQQFVGINTVMYYSATIVQLAGFASNKTALALSLVTSGLNAIGSIVSILFVDRYGRRKLLLWSLFFIVVCLTGLFGVFKEAAMRSPPVSHVESAHFGANATCPLYSAARDALSWSCMSCLKASSDCAFCANGQKAGACLASNPSIKNACHGEHREWFTKGCPNSFGILAVLGLGAYIIAYSPGMGTVPWVLNSEIYPLRYRGLCGGMAAVANWFSNFIVSLTFLTLTQLLGSAYTFLLFGFFSLCAFVYIYFLVPETKGLPFEEVEKMLERGFKPWPFNSKEKEQHK; encoded by the exons ATGGAAGGTGGTATTCCAAAAGCagacaaaacagaatttagagAATGTTGTCTTacaacttggaaacagccttaTATTATGCAACTCGCTTTATCAGCTGGTCTTGGAGGGCTTCTCTTTGGTTATGACACAG GAGTTATCTCTGGGGCCCTTCTTTATATCAGAGATGATTTTGAAGCTGTTGACAAGAGTACAATTTACCAA GAATTCATAGTAAGCACAGCAGTAGCAGGAGCTATGATTGGTGCTGCATTTGGTGGATGGGTTAATGATTGGAAAGGGAGAAGAATATCAATCTTGATAGctgatattttgttttttattggtGCATTAGTCATGGCTGCCTCAATACATCCTTATATGATAATTTGTGGAAGATTACTTGTTGGCATGGGTGTTGGAATGGCCTCCATGACTGGACCTCTTTATATTTCAGAAGCTTCTCCTGCTAAAATTAGAGGTGCCCTTGTTAGCACAAATGGTTTGCTAATTACTGGAGGCCAATTTTTATCATACCTTATTAATTTGGCTTTCACAAAG GCGCCCGGAACTTGGCGTTGGATGCTTGGAGTTGCAGGGCTTCCAGCTTTGATTCAGTTTATATTGATGTGGTCACTTCCTGAGTCCCCTAGGTGGCTTTATAGAAAG GGTAGGAAACAGGAAGCAGTGGATATTTTGAAGAAAATATATCCATCTCATGAACTTGATAGTGAGGTTGAGGCTTTACGCATATCAGTTGAAAATGAAATAGCAGAGGAAGGTTCAATTGGTGAAGGTAACATATTTACTAGGGTTAGGAAAGCATGGAGTAATGTGATAGTCAGAAGAGGGCTCATTGCTGGAATTGGATGTCAAGTAGCTCAACAGTTTGTGGGGATCAACACAGTCATGTACTACAGCGCAACTATAGTACAGTTGGCTGGGTTTGCTTCAAATAAGACAGCCTTAGCACTCTCCCTTGTTACTTCTGGTCTTAATGCAATTGGTTCCATTGTTAGTATATTATTTGTTGATAGATATGGGAGGAGAAAATTGCTTCTTTGGAGTTTGTTTTTCATTGTAGTTTGTCTTACTGGTTTATTTGGAGTGTTCAAAGAAGCTGCTATGCGTTCTCCACCTGTAAGTCATGTAGAATCTGCACACTTTGGTGCAAATGCTACTTGTCCTCTTTACTCTGCAGCAAGAGATGCATTATCTTGGAGCTGCATGTCATGCTTAAAAGCATCCTCTGATTGTGCGTTTTGCGCCAATGGCCAA AAAGCTGGTGCATGTTTGGCTTCAAACCCAAGTATTAAAAATGCATGTCATGGAGAGCACCGCGAATGGTTCACTAAAGGATGTCCAAACAGTTTTGGGATTTTAGCAGTATTGGGCTTAGGAGCATACATAATTGCTTATTCACCTGGTATGGGAACTGTCCCTTGGGTTCTGAACTCAGAGATATACCCATTGAGATATAGAGGGCTTTGTGGAGGGATGGCTGCAGTTGCTAACTGGTTTTCGAACTTCATCGTGAGCCTGACATTCTTAACTCTAACTCAACTCCTTGGCTCAGCATATACATTTCTCTTGTTTGGATTCTTTTCACTCTGTGCTTTTGTATACATCTACTTTCTTGTACCTGAGACCAAAGGGTTGCCATTTGAGGAGGTTGAGAAGATGCTGGAACGAGGATTTAAGCCCTGGCCTttcaattcaaaagaaaaagagcagcATAAATGA
- the LOC122670736 gene encoding inositol transporter 4-like isoform X1 — translation MEGGIPKADKTEFRECCLTTWKQPYIMQLALSAGLGGLLFGYDTGVISGALLYIRDDFEAVDKSTIYQEFIVSTAVAGAMIGAAFGGWVNDWKGRRISILIADILFFIGALVMAASIHPYMIICGRLLVGMGVGMASMTGPLYISEASPAKIRGALVSTNGLLITGGQFLSYLINLAFTKAPGTWRWMLGVAGLPALIQFILMWSLPESPRWLYRKGRKQEAVDILKKIYPSHELDSEVEALRISVENEIAEEGSIGEGNIFTRVRKAWSNVIVRRGLIAGIGCQVAQQFVGINTVMYYSATIVQLAGFASNKTALALSLVTSGLNAIGSIVSILFVDRYGRRKLLLWSLFFIVVCLTGLFGVFKEAAMRSPPVSHVESAHFGANATCPLYSAARDALSWSCMSCLKASSDCAFCANGQQKAGACLASNPSIKNACHGEHREWFTKGCPNSFGILAVLGLGAYIIAYSPGMGTVPWVLNSEIYPLRYRGLCGGMAAVANWFSNFIVSLTFLTLTQLLGSAYTFLLFGFFSLCAFVYIYFLVPETKGLPFEEVEKMLERGFKPWPFNSKEKEQHK, via the exons ATGGAAGGTGGTATTCCAAAAGCagacaaaacagaatttagagAATGTTGTCTTacaacttggaaacagccttaTATTATGCAACTCGCTTTATCAGCTGGTCTTGGAGGGCTTCTCTTTGGTTATGACACAG GAGTTATCTCTGGGGCCCTTCTTTATATCAGAGATGATTTTGAAGCTGTTGACAAGAGTACAATTTACCAA GAATTCATAGTAAGCACAGCAGTAGCAGGAGCTATGATTGGTGCTGCATTTGGTGGATGGGTTAATGATTGGAAAGGGAGAAGAATATCAATCTTGATAGctgatattttgttttttattggtGCATTAGTCATGGCTGCCTCAATACATCCTTATATGATAATTTGTGGAAGATTACTTGTTGGCATGGGTGTTGGAATGGCCTCCATGACTGGACCTCTTTATATTTCAGAAGCTTCTCCTGCTAAAATTAGAGGTGCCCTTGTTAGCACAAATGGTTTGCTAATTACTGGAGGCCAATTTTTATCATACCTTATTAATTTGGCTTTCACAAAG GCGCCCGGAACTTGGCGTTGGATGCTTGGAGTTGCAGGGCTTCCAGCTTTGATTCAGTTTATATTGATGTGGTCACTTCCTGAGTCCCCTAGGTGGCTTTATAGAAAG GGTAGGAAACAGGAAGCAGTGGATATTTTGAAGAAAATATATCCATCTCATGAACTTGATAGTGAGGTTGAGGCTTTACGCATATCAGTTGAAAATGAAATAGCAGAGGAAGGTTCAATTGGTGAAGGTAACATATTTACTAGGGTTAGGAAAGCATGGAGTAATGTGATAGTCAGAAGAGGGCTCATTGCTGGAATTGGATGTCAAGTAGCTCAACAGTTTGTGGGGATCAACACAGTCATGTACTACAGCGCAACTATAGTACAGTTGGCTGGGTTTGCTTCAAATAAGACAGCCTTAGCACTCTCCCTTGTTACTTCTGGTCTTAATGCAATTGGTTCCATTGTTAGTATATTATTTGTTGATAGATATGGGAGGAGAAAATTGCTTCTTTGGAGTTTGTTTTTCATTGTAGTTTGTCTTACTGGTTTATTTGGAGTGTTCAAAGAAGCTGCTATGCGTTCTCCACCTGTAAGTCATGTAGAATCTGCACACTTTGGTGCAAATGCTACTTGTCCTCTTTACTCTGCAGCAAGAGATGCATTATCTTGGAGCTGCATGTCATGCTTAAAAGCATCCTCTGATTGTGCGTTTTGCGCCAATGGCCAA cAGAAAGCTGGTGCATGTTTGGCTTCAAACCCAAGTATTAAAAATGCATGTCATGGAGAGCACCGCGAATGGTTCACTAAAGGATGTCCAAACAGTTTTGGGATTTTAGCAGTATTGGGCTTAGGAGCATACATAATTGCTTATTCACCTGGTATGGGAACTGTCCCTTGGGTTCTGAACTCAGAGATATACCCATTGAGATATAGAGGGCTTTGTGGAGGGATGGCTGCAGTTGCTAACTGGTTTTCGAACTTCATCGTGAGCCTGACATTCTTAACTCTAACTCAACTCCTTGGCTCAGCATATACATTTCTCTTGTTTGGATTCTTTTCACTCTGTGCTTTTGTATACATCTACTTTCTTGTACCTGAGACCAAAGGGTTGCCATTTGAGGAGGTTGAGAAGATGCTGGAACGAGGATTTAAGCCCTGGCCTttcaattcaaaagaaaaagagcagcATAAATGA
- the LOC122638411 gene encoding protein IQ-DOMAIN 12-like: protein MAKKRSWFDLLKRLFVSEPKTKQEKKERRRWIPGRFKIKRLLTFAPSSSLKEKTLSEAAEEQSKHAVTVAIATAAAAEAAVAAAQAAAEVVRLTHAPQSRRQLGKGIREVASIKIQAVFRGYLARKALRALKGLVRLQAMVRGRAVRRQAINTLKSLQSLVNIQSQVCAMRLGIEEDGWTAKEKQQLLAQSDEWGDKERRLKPDCQTWDGSLLSKEELKATFLNRQEAMIRKERMKKYSFSHQERRRTESEPSKVGGMCSNWLEHWVDAHAREREGTENFESHACLNALDRCEEEALQLRMRELQKNRQGGFDSPISLPRTSIHQHKHGSIGDDDFCLSIPGYMSTTESARAKARASSAPKQRLEIRDVYSDQCSPSNNRLSFCSSVGNDATIFSRIAKPSGCQQRSPCIKGPSGQTKSHRTSKDLSFDSKFSLLNWNQQSAYR from the exons ATGGCAAAGAAGAGGAGCTGGTTTGATCTGCTGAAGAGACTCTTTGTGTCGGAgcccaaaacaaaacaagaaaag aaggagaggaggagatgGATACCTGGTAGGTTTAAGATCAAACGCCTTCTCACTTTTGCACCATCGTCTTCATTGAAGGAGAAGACACTGAGTGAAGCAGCAGAAGAACAGAGCAAGCATGCTGTGACTGTTGCTATCGCAACAGCAGCTGCTGCTGAGGCTGCTGTTGCAGCTGCTCAGGCTGCAGCTGAGGTTGTACGACTCACACATGCCCCTCAATCACGCCGTCAATTAGGGAAGGGAATCAGAGAAGTAGCTTCTATTAAAATTCAAGCAGTTTTCCGTGGGTATCTT GCAAGGAAAGCATTGCGGGCACTGAAGGGACTGGTGAGACTTCAAGCTATGGTTCGAGGCCGAGCTGTGAGACGCCAAGCAATCAACACTCTAAAGAGTCTGCAATCTCTTGTAAACATCCAGTCTCAGGTCTGTGCAATGAGACTTGGGATTGAGGAGGATGGCTGGACTGCCAAAGAAAAGCAACAATTGTTAGCACAAAGCGATGAATGGGGGGACAAGGAAAGAAGG CTCAAACCAGACTGTCAGACGTGGGATGGAAGCTTATTATCAAAAGAAGAACTTAAGGCCACATTTTTAAACAGGCAAGAGGCAATGATCAGAAAAGAACGTATGAAGAAATATTCATTTAGTCATCAG GAGAGGCGACGAACAGAATCAGAACCAAGTAAGGTGGGTGGAATGTGCAGCAACTGGTTAGAACACTGGGTGGATGCCCATGCAAGGGAACGGGAAGGAACAGAGAATTTCGAATCACATGCCTGTTTAAATGCACTGGACAGATGTGAAGAGGAAGCATTACAGCTCAGAATGAGAGAGCTTCAGAAAAATAGACAGGGAGGATTTGATTCCCCAATATCACTTCCAAGGACATCAATTCATCAACATAAACATGGTTCAATTGGAGACGATGATTTTTGCTTAAGCATTCCAGGTTACATGTCTACAACTGAATCTGCTAGGGCAAAGGCGAGAGCATCTAGTGCACCAAAACAAAGGCTGGAAATCAGAGATGTTTACTCTGATCAATGTTCACCATCCAACAATAGACTCTCATTTTGCTCTTCTGTTGGTAATGATGCTACCATTTTCAGCAGGATTGCCAAGCCTAGTGGCTGTCAGCAGAGATCTCCTTGCATTAAAGGTCCTTCAGGTCAAACAAAATCACACCGAACTTCCAAAGATCTGAGCTTTGATTCAAAATTCTCATTGCTGAACTGGAACCAGCAGAGTGCTTATAGATGA